A window of Pan paniscus chromosome 10, NHGRI_mPanPan1-v2.0_pri, whole genome shotgun sequence contains these coding sequences:
- the CALCOCO1 gene encoding calcium-binding and coiled-coil domain-containing protein 1 isoform X1, with protein sequence MEESPLSRAPSRGGVNFLNVARTYIPNAKVECHYTLPPGTMPSASDWIGIFKVEAACVRDYHTFVWSSVPESTTDGSPIHTSVQFQASYLPKPGAQLYQFRYVNRQGRVCGQSPPFQFREPRPMDELVTLEEADGGSDILLVVPKATVLQNQLDESQQERNDLMQLKLQLEGQVTELRSRVQELERALATARQEHTELMEQYKGISRSHGEITEERDILSRQQGDHVARILELEDDIQTISEKVLTKEVELDRLRDTVKALTREQEKLLGQLKEVQADKEQSEAELQVAQQENHHLNLDLKEAKSWQEEQSAQAQRLKDKVAQMKDTLGQAQQRVAELEPLKEQLRGAQELAASSQQKATLLGEELASAAAARDRTIAELHRSRLEVAEVNSRLAELGLHLKEEKCQWSKERAGLLQSVEAEKDKILKLSAEILRLEKAVQEERTQNQVFKTELAREKDSSLVQLSESKRELTELRSALRVLQKEKEQLQEEKQELLEYMRKLEARLEKVADEKWNEDATTEDEEAAVGLSCPAALTDSEDESPEDMRLPPYGLCERGDPGSSPAGPREASPLVVISQPAPISPHLSGPAEDSSSDSEAEDEKSVLMAAVQSGGEEANLLLPELGSAFYDMASGFTVGPLSETSTGGPATPTWKECPICKERFPAESDKDALEDHMDGHFFFSTQDPFTFE encoded by the exons ATGGAAGAATCACCACTAAGCCGGGCACCATCCCGTGGTGGAGTCAACTTTCTCAATGTAGCCCGGACCTACATCCCCAACGCCAAGGTGGAATGTCACTACACCCTTCCCCCAGGCACCATGCCCAGTGCCAGTGACTGGATTGGCATCTTCAAG GTGGAGGCTGCCTGTGTTCGGGATTACCACACATTTGTGTGGTCTTCCGTGCCTGAAAGTACAACTGATGGTTCCCCCATTCACACCAGTGTCCAGTTCCAAG CCAGCTACCTGCCCAAACCAGGAGCTCAGCTCTACCAGTTCCGATATGTGAACCGCCAGGGCCGGGTGTGTGGGCAGAGCCCCCCTTTCCAGTTCCGAGAGCCAAGGCCCATGGATGAACTGGTGACCCTGGAGGAGGCTGATGGGGGCTCTGACATCCTGCTGGTTGTCCCCAAGGCAACTGTGTTACAG AACCAGCTCGATGAGAGCCAGCAAGAACGGAATGACCTGATGCAGCTGAAGCTGCAGCTGGAGGGACAGGTGACAGAGCTGAGGAGCCGAGTGCAGGAGCTCGAGAGGGCTCTGGCAACTGCCAGGCAGGAGCACACGGAGCTGATGGAACAGTACAAG GGGATTTCCCGGTCCCATGGGGAGATCACAGAAGAGAGGGACATCCTGAGCCGGCAACAGGGAGACCATGTGGCACGCATCCTGGAGCTAGAGGATGACATCCAGACCATCAGTGAGAAAGTGCTGACGAAGGAAGTGGAGCTGGACAG GCTTAGAGACACAGTGAAGGCCCTGACTCGGGAACAAGAGAAGCTCCTTGGGCAACTGAAAGAAGTACAAGCAGACAAGGAGCAAAGTGAG GCTGAGCTCCAAGTGGCACAACAGGAGAACCATCACTTAAATTTGGACCTGAAGGAGGCGAAGAGCTGGCAAGAGGAGCAGAGTGCTCAGGCTCAGCGACTGAAAGACAAGGTGGCCCAGATGAAGGACACCCTAGGCCAGGCCCAGCAGCGGGTG GCCGAGCTGGAGCCCTTGAAGGAGCAGCTTCGAGGGGCCCAGGAGCTTGCAGCCTCAAGCCAGCAGAAAGCCACCCTTCTTGGGGAGGAGTTGGCCAGCGCAGCAGCAGCCAGGGACCGCACCATAGCCGAACTACACCGCAGCCGCCTGGAAGTGGCTGAAGTTAACAGCAGGCTGGCTGAGCTCGGTTTGCActtgaaggaagaaaaatgcCAATGGAGCAAGGAGCGGGCAGGGCTGCTGCAGAGTGTGGAG GCAGAGAAGGACAAGATCCTGAAGCTGAGTGCAGAGATACTTCGATTGGAGAAGGCAGTTCAGGAGGAGAGGACCCAAAACCAAGTGTTCAAGACTGAGCTGGCCCGGGAGAAGGATTCTAGCCTG GTACAATTGTCGGAAAGTAAGCGGGAGCTGACAGAGCTGCGGTCAGCCCTGCGTGTGCTCCAGAAGGAAAAGGAGCAGTTACAGGAGGAGAAACAG GAATTGCTAGAGTACATGAGAAAGCTAGAGGCCCGCCTGGAGAAGGTGGCAGATGAGAAGTGGAATGAGGATGCCACCACAGAGGATGAGGAGGCCGCTGTGGGGCTGA GCTGCCCGGCAGCTCTGACAGACTCAGAGGACGAGTCCCCAGAAGATATGAGGCTCCCACCCTATGGCCTTTGTGAGCGTGGAGACCCAGGCTCCTCTCCTGCTGGGCCTCGAGAGGCTTCTCCCCTTGTTGTCATCAGCCAGCCGGCTCCCATTTCTCCTCACCTCTCTGGGCCAGCTGAGGACAGTAGCTCTGACTCG GAGGCTGAAGATGAGAAGTCAGTCCTGATGGCAGCTGTGCAGAGTGGGGGTGAGGAGGCCAACTTACTGCTTCCTGAACTGGGCAGTGCCTTCTATGACATGGCCAG TGGCTTTACAGTGGGTCCCCTGTCAGAAACCAGCACTGGGGGCCCTGCCACCCCCACATGGAAGGAGTGTCCTATCTGTAAGGAGCGCTTTCCTGCTGAGAGTGACAAGGATGCCCTGGAGGACCACATGGATGGACACTTCTTTTTCAGCACCCAGGACCCCTTCACCTTTGAGTGA
- the CALCOCO1 gene encoding calcium-binding and coiled-coil domain-containing protein 1 isoform X2: MEESPLSRAPSRGGVNFLNVARTYIPNAKVECHYTLPPGTMPSASDWIGIFKVEAACVRDYHTFVWSSVPESTTDGSPIHTSVQFQASYLPKPGAQLYQFRYVNRQGRVCGQSPPFQFREPRPMDELVTLEEADGGSDILLVVPKATVLQNQLDESQQERNDLMQLKLQLEGQVTELRSRVQELERALATARQEHTELMEQYKGISRSHGEITEERDILSRQQGDHVARILELEDDIQTISEKVLTKEVELDRLRDTVKALTREQEKLLGQLKEVQADKEQSEAELQVAQQENHHLNLDLKEAKSWQEEQSAQAQRLKDKVAQMKDTLGQAQQRVAELEPLKEQLRGAQELAASSQQKATLLGEELASAAAARDRTIAELHRSRLEVAEVNSRLAELGLHLKEEKCQWSKERAGLLQSVEAEKDKILKLSAEILRLEKAVQEERTQNQVFKTELAREKDSSLVQLSESKRELTELRSALRVLQKEKEQLQEEKQELLEYMRKLEARLEKVADEKWNEDATTEDEEAAVGLSCPAALTDSEDESPEDMRLPPYGLCERGDPGSSPAGPREASPLVVISQPAPISPHLSGPAEDSSSDSEAEDEKSVLMAAVQSGGEEANLLLPELGSAFYDMASTIFCRAQIALLPLSPASTPSPTTR; this comes from the exons ATGGAAGAATCACCACTAAGCCGGGCACCATCCCGTGGTGGAGTCAACTTTCTCAATGTAGCCCGGACCTACATCCCCAACGCCAAGGTGGAATGTCACTACACCCTTCCCCCAGGCACCATGCCCAGTGCCAGTGACTGGATTGGCATCTTCAAG GTGGAGGCTGCCTGTGTTCGGGATTACCACACATTTGTGTGGTCTTCCGTGCCTGAAAGTACAACTGATGGTTCCCCCATTCACACCAGTGTCCAGTTCCAAG CCAGCTACCTGCCCAAACCAGGAGCTCAGCTCTACCAGTTCCGATATGTGAACCGCCAGGGCCGGGTGTGTGGGCAGAGCCCCCCTTTCCAGTTCCGAGAGCCAAGGCCCATGGATGAACTGGTGACCCTGGAGGAGGCTGATGGGGGCTCTGACATCCTGCTGGTTGTCCCCAAGGCAACTGTGTTACAG AACCAGCTCGATGAGAGCCAGCAAGAACGGAATGACCTGATGCAGCTGAAGCTGCAGCTGGAGGGACAGGTGACAGAGCTGAGGAGCCGAGTGCAGGAGCTCGAGAGGGCTCTGGCAACTGCCAGGCAGGAGCACACGGAGCTGATGGAACAGTACAAG GGGATTTCCCGGTCCCATGGGGAGATCACAGAAGAGAGGGACATCCTGAGCCGGCAACAGGGAGACCATGTGGCACGCATCCTGGAGCTAGAGGATGACATCCAGACCATCAGTGAGAAAGTGCTGACGAAGGAAGTGGAGCTGGACAG GCTTAGAGACACAGTGAAGGCCCTGACTCGGGAACAAGAGAAGCTCCTTGGGCAACTGAAAGAAGTACAAGCAGACAAGGAGCAAAGTGAG GCTGAGCTCCAAGTGGCACAACAGGAGAACCATCACTTAAATTTGGACCTGAAGGAGGCGAAGAGCTGGCAAGAGGAGCAGAGTGCTCAGGCTCAGCGACTGAAAGACAAGGTGGCCCAGATGAAGGACACCCTAGGCCAGGCCCAGCAGCGGGTG GCCGAGCTGGAGCCCTTGAAGGAGCAGCTTCGAGGGGCCCAGGAGCTTGCAGCCTCAAGCCAGCAGAAAGCCACCCTTCTTGGGGAGGAGTTGGCCAGCGCAGCAGCAGCCAGGGACCGCACCATAGCCGAACTACACCGCAGCCGCCTGGAAGTGGCTGAAGTTAACAGCAGGCTGGCTGAGCTCGGTTTGCActtgaaggaagaaaaatgcCAATGGAGCAAGGAGCGGGCAGGGCTGCTGCAGAGTGTGGAG GCAGAGAAGGACAAGATCCTGAAGCTGAGTGCAGAGATACTTCGATTGGAGAAGGCAGTTCAGGAGGAGAGGACCCAAAACCAAGTGTTCAAGACTGAGCTGGCCCGGGAGAAGGATTCTAGCCTG GTACAATTGTCGGAAAGTAAGCGGGAGCTGACAGAGCTGCGGTCAGCCCTGCGTGTGCTCCAGAAGGAAAAGGAGCAGTTACAGGAGGAGAAACAG GAATTGCTAGAGTACATGAGAAAGCTAGAGGCCCGCCTGGAGAAGGTGGCAGATGAGAAGTGGAATGAGGATGCCACCACAGAGGATGAGGAGGCCGCTGTGGGGCTGA GCTGCCCGGCAGCTCTGACAGACTCAGAGGACGAGTCCCCAGAAGATATGAGGCTCCCACCCTATGGCCTTTGTGAGCGTGGAGACCCAGGCTCCTCTCCTGCTGGGCCTCGAGAGGCTTCTCCCCTTGTTGTCATCAGCCAGCCGGCTCCCATTTCTCCTCACCTCTCTGGGCCAGCTGAGGACAGTAGCTCTGACTCG GAGGCTGAAGATGAGAAGTCAGTCCTGATGGCAGCTGTGCAGAGTGGGGGTGAGGAGGCCAACTTACTGCTTCCTGAACTGGGCAGTGCCTTCTATGACATGGCCAG CACCATCTTCTGCAGAGCCCAAATTGCCCTGCTtcccctctctcctgcctctACCCCTTCCCCAACCACCAGGTAG
- the CALCOCO1 gene encoding calcium-binding and coiled-coil domain-containing protein 1 isoform X3, giving the protein MDELVTLEEADGGSDILLVVPKATVLQNQLDESQQERNDLMQLKLQLEGQVTELRSRVQELERALATARQEHTELMEQYKGISRSHGEITEERDILSRQQGDHVARILELEDDIQTISEKVLTKEVELDRLRDTVKALTREQEKLLGQLKEVQADKEQSEAELQVAQQENHHLNLDLKEAKSWQEEQSAQAQRLKDKVAQMKDTLGQAQQRVAELEPLKEQLRGAQELAASSQQKATLLGEELASAAAARDRTIAELHRSRLEVAEVNSRLAELGLHLKEEKCQWSKERAGLLQSVEAEKDKILKLSAEILRLEKAVQEERTQNQVFKTELAREKDSSLVQLSESKRELTELRSALRVLQKEKEQLQEEKQELLEYMRKLEARLEKVADEKWNEDATTEDEEAAVGLSCPAALTDSEDESPEDMRLPPYGLCERGDPGSSPAGPREASPLVVISQPAPISPHLSGPAEDSSSDSEAEDEKSVLMAAVQSGGEEANLLLPELGSAFYDMASGFTVGPLSETSTGGPATPTWKECPICKERFPAESDKDALEDHMDGHFFFSTQDPFTFE; this is encoded by the exons ATGGATGAACTGGTGACCCTGGAGGAGGCTGATGGGGGCTCTGACATCCTGCTGGTTGTCCCCAAGGCAACTGTGTTACAG AACCAGCTCGATGAGAGCCAGCAAGAACGGAATGACCTGATGCAGCTGAAGCTGCAGCTGGAGGGACAGGTGACAGAGCTGAGGAGCCGAGTGCAGGAGCTCGAGAGGGCTCTGGCAACTGCCAGGCAGGAGCACACGGAGCTGATGGAACAGTACAAG GGGATTTCCCGGTCCCATGGGGAGATCACAGAAGAGAGGGACATCCTGAGCCGGCAACAGGGAGACCATGTGGCACGCATCCTGGAGCTAGAGGATGACATCCAGACCATCAGTGAGAAAGTGCTGACGAAGGAAGTGGAGCTGGACAG GCTTAGAGACACAGTGAAGGCCCTGACTCGGGAACAAGAGAAGCTCCTTGGGCAACTGAAAGAAGTACAAGCAGACAAGGAGCAAAGTGAG GCTGAGCTCCAAGTGGCACAACAGGAGAACCATCACTTAAATTTGGACCTGAAGGAGGCGAAGAGCTGGCAAGAGGAGCAGAGTGCTCAGGCTCAGCGACTGAAAGACAAGGTGGCCCAGATGAAGGACACCCTAGGCCAGGCCCAGCAGCGGGTG GCCGAGCTGGAGCCCTTGAAGGAGCAGCTTCGAGGGGCCCAGGAGCTTGCAGCCTCAAGCCAGCAGAAAGCCACCCTTCTTGGGGAGGAGTTGGCCAGCGCAGCAGCAGCCAGGGACCGCACCATAGCCGAACTACACCGCAGCCGCCTGGAAGTGGCTGAAGTTAACAGCAGGCTGGCTGAGCTCGGTTTGCActtgaaggaagaaaaatgcCAATGGAGCAAGGAGCGGGCAGGGCTGCTGCAGAGTGTGGAG GCAGAGAAGGACAAGATCCTGAAGCTGAGTGCAGAGATACTTCGATTGGAGAAGGCAGTTCAGGAGGAGAGGACCCAAAACCAAGTGTTCAAGACTGAGCTGGCCCGGGAGAAGGATTCTAGCCTG GTACAATTGTCGGAAAGTAAGCGGGAGCTGACAGAGCTGCGGTCAGCCCTGCGTGTGCTCCAGAAGGAAAAGGAGCAGTTACAGGAGGAGAAACAG GAATTGCTAGAGTACATGAGAAAGCTAGAGGCCCGCCTGGAGAAGGTGGCAGATGAGAAGTGGAATGAGGATGCCACCACAGAGGATGAGGAGGCCGCTGTGGGGCTGA GCTGCCCGGCAGCTCTGACAGACTCAGAGGACGAGTCCCCAGAAGATATGAGGCTCCCACCCTATGGCCTTTGTGAGCGTGGAGACCCAGGCTCCTCTCCTGCTGGGCCTCGAGAGGCTTCTCCCCTTGTTGTCATCAGCCAGCCGGCTCCCATTTCTCCTCACCTCTCTGGGCCAGCTGAGGACAGTAGCTCTGACTCG GAGGCTGAAGATGAGAAGTCAGTCCTGATGGCAGCTGTGCAGAGTGGGGGTGAGGAGGCCAACTTACTGCTTCCTGAACTGGGCAGTGCCTTCTATGACATGGCCAG TGGCTTTACAGTGGGTCCCCTGTCAGAAACCAGCACTGGGGGCCCTGCCACCCCCACATGGAAGGAGTGTCCTATCTGTAAGGAGCGCTTTCCTGCTGAGAGTGACAAGGATGCCCTGGAGGACCACATGGATGGACACTTCTTTTTCAGCACCCAGGACCCCTTCACCTTTGAGTGA